A portion of the Halopelagius inordinatus genome contains these proteins:
- a CDS encoding PAS domain-containing sensor histidine kinase, with amino-acid sequence MGHSNDLPPSDGASDATQHIASLLTRASIGVVHLAPDGAIATVNEPFTELTGWSRETLLGNSFADVLVTAPRSLRSLLTEAPTDGRSTTLTLPFETADGDVVACEVHFETVVDGDDYAFVGVCYRQPNRDAEADLSERDDLQPVETDPSAKAFVALADAIPDGIILLDSDSEIQYANPAVERILGYPASELVGGSKLSIIPERLRDAHLSALNRYLETGVRNIDWEYVELPAHHKEGHEVPLGISFNDFRYNGERYFVGLFRDISPRKEAKRALEEREKRLRQYKEYTSNLLNAIDDVFYVIDSGGNLQRWNRSLREVTGYERDEIESMQTLEFFDEDARVTIADAMAECFERGSVRVEANILTKRDERIPYEFVATRLDDPDGNPVVVGLGRDISERKEIQRRLEASNDRLEQFAYAASHDLKEPLRMVTSYLQLVEKRYADALDEDGEEFIEYAVDGAERMREMIDGLLQYSRVETQGDPFEPTELDAVLDDVLTDMQMRVEESDAVVERENLPRVLGDEGQLRQVFQNLLSNAINYSGDEPPHIDVSAERAGDVWRLSVRDEGIGIDSEDQERIFRVFERLHTRDEHPGTGLGLTLCQRIVERHGGDIWVDSTPGEGTTFSFTLPVADARDE; translated from the coding sequence ATGGGTCATTCAAACGACCTGCCGCCGTCGGACGGCGCCTCCGACGCCACGCAGCACATCGCCTCACTACTGACGCGGGCGAGTATCGGAGTCGTTCACCTCGCGCCGGACGGCGCGATAGCCACGGTCAACGAACCGTTCACGGAGTTGACCGGGTGGTCCCGGGAGACGCTACTCGGGAACTCGTTTGCGGACGTCCTCGTCACCGCCCCTCGGTCTCTGCGGTCTCTACTGACCGAAGCGCCCACGGACGGCCGTTCGACGACGCTGACGCTCCCGTTCGAGACTGCGGACGGCGACGTCGTCGCCTGCGAAGTCCACTTCGAGACGGTGGTTGACGGAGACGACTACGCCTTCGTCGGTGTCTGCTACCGTCAGCCGAACCGAGACGCAGAGGCAGACCTCTCCGAGAGAGACGACCTGCAACCCGTCGAGACGGACCCCTCGGCGAAGGCGTTCGTGGCACTCGCCGACGCCATCCCCGACGGGATTATCCTCCTCGACTCCGACAGCGAGATTCAGTACGCGAACCCGGCGGTCGAACGAATCCTCGGATATCCGGCGTCGGAACTCGTCGGGGGAAGCAAACTCAGTATCATCCCCGAACGCCTCCGCGACGCCCACCTGAGCGCGTTGAACCGGTATCTCGAAACGGGGGTGCGAAACATCGACTGGGAGTACGTCGAACTCCCCGCCCACCACAAAGAGGGCCACGAGGTGCCCCTCGGTATCTCGTTCAACGACTTCCGGTACAACGGCGAACGGTACTTCGTCGGACTGTTCCGGGATATCTCGCCCCGAAAGGAGGCCAAGCGAGCGCTCGAAGAGCGCGAGAAGCGACTCAGACAGTACAAAGAGTACACCTCGAACCTTCTCAACGCCATCGACGACGTGTTCTACGTCATCGATTCCGGGGGGAACCTACAGCGGTGGAACCGGAGCCTGCGCGAGGTGACGGGGTACGAACGAGACGAAATCGAGTCCATGCAGACGCTGGAATTCTTCGACGAGGACGCGCGGGTGACCATCGCCGACGCGATGGCGGAGTGCTTCGAGAGGGGAAGTGTGCGCGTGGAGGCGAACATCCTGACGAAACGCGACGAACGCATCCCCTACGAGTTCGTCGCGACGAGGTTGGACGACCCCGACGGAAACCCGGTGGTGGTGGGCCTCGGGCGGGATATCAGCGAGCGAAAGGAGATTCAGCGGCGTCTCGAAGCGTCCAACGACCGGTTAGAGCAGTTCGCCTACGCCGCGTCTCACGACCTGAAAGAACCGCTGCGGATGGTCACGAGCTATCTGCAACTCGTCGAGAAGCGCTACGCCGACGCGCTCGACGAGGACGGCGAGGAGTTCATCGAGTACGCCGTCGACGGCGCAGAGCGGATGCGCGAGATGATAGACGGCCTGCTTCAGTACTCGCGAGTGGAGACGCAGGGCGACCCCTTCGAACCGACCGAGTTGGACGCGGTTCTCGACGACGTTCTCACCGACATGCAGATGCGGGTCGAAGAGTCGGACGCCGTCGTCGAACGGGAGAACCTGCCCCGCGTCCTCGGGGACGAGGGGCAACTGCGGCAGGTGTTTCAGAACCTCCTGAGCAACGCGATAAACTACAGCGGCGACGAACCGCCCCACATCGACGTCTCGGCCGAACGGGCGGGCGATGTGTGGCGTCTCTCGGTCCGAGACGAAGGAATCGGCATCGACTCCGAGGACCAAGAGCGCATCTTTCGGGTGTTCGAACGCCTCCACACGCGAGACGAACACCCCGGGACCGGTCTCGGCCTCACGCTCTGTCAGCGCATCGTCGAACGCCACGGCGGCGACATCTGGGTCGACTCTACCCCCGGCGAGGGGACGACGTTCTCCTTCACGCTTCCGGTGGCGGACGCTCGCGACGAATAG
- a CDS encoding universal stress protein, with the protein MNGDDPTIMVVLANPRTESTLIALAGALAQHEGGRVLATHIVTVPDETPLDAAAENKDRIGDSSKSLLAAAKADAEAFDVPIETETILSHHGFEGLFDAIEASGADTVVMGYEGTQFAGGRSEDTLDEQTHRLPCDFLVLDGQEVDISDVLVPVDESPSSDLSGEVACALQESVGVDISLLHVADSTDEEVGHDFLREWASDHGLSGAEKLVETGDVDSVLGRLGDDYSLVIIGATDRGLLSRIVRGSLTFDAIHSLDTPVLLTERPSSRSIWKRLLGRR; encoded by the coding sequence ATGAACGGCGACGACCCGACGATTATGGTTGTCTTGGCGAATCCGCGGACCGAGAGCACGCTCATAGCGCTCGCCGGGGCACTCGCCCAACACGAGGGCGGCCGAGTGCTCGCGACGCACATCGTCACCGTCCCCGACGAGACGCCACTCGACGCCGCCGCCGAGAACAAAGACCGAATCGGCGACTCCTCGAAGAGCCTCCTCGCGGCGGCGAAAGCGGACGCCGAGGCGTTCGACGTTCCGATAGAGACCGAGACCATCCTCTCGCACCACGGGTTCGAGGGGCTGTTCGACGCCATAGAGGCCTCCGGTGCCGACACGGTGGTGATGGGCTACGAGGGAACGCAGTTCGCGGGCGGTCGATCCGAGGACACCTTAGACGAACAGACGCACCGTCTCCCGTGTGACTTTCTGGTGTTGGACGGCCAAGAAGTCGATATTTCGGACGTACTCGTCCCCGTCGACGAGAGCCCCTCTTCGGACCTCTCGGGGGAAGTCGCTTGCGCCCTACAGGAGAGCGTGGGCGTCGATATCTCGCTGCTTCACGTCGCCGACTCGACGGACGAGGAAGTCGGACACGACTTCCTGCGCGAGTGGGCCAGCGACCACGGACTGTCGGGCGCAGAGAAACTCGTCGAAACCGGAGACGTGGACTCGGTGCTCGGGCGTCTCGGCGACGACTACAGTTTGGTGATAATCGGAGCGACGGACCGGGGACTGCTGTCGCGCATCGTTCGCGGGTCGCTGACGTTCGACGCCATCCACAGCCTCGATACGCCAGTGCTTTTGACCGAACGGCCGTCGTCGCGGTCCATCTGGAAGCGTCTGCTCGGCCGCCGGTGA
- the tatA gene encoding twin-arginine translocase TatA/TatE family subunit, translated as MSSIITPLFPGIPGGPELLIVLLVLVLLFGANKIPKLARSTGQAMGEFQRGRNEIEEELKEMEQGDDEEDEETGTETSTSTSTSTETN; from the coding sequence ATGTCATCGATCATTACCCCCCTGTTCCCGGGGATACCTGGCGGGCCGGAACTGCTCATCGTCCTGCTCGTCCTCGTGTTGCTGTTCGGCGCGAACAAGATTCCCAAACTTGCCCGTTCGACGGGGCAGGCGATGGGCGAGTTCCAACGCGGACGCAACGAAATCGAAGAGGAGCTGAAGGAGATGGAGCAAGGCGACGACGAGGAGGACGAGGAGACCGGAACCGAGACGTCGACGTCTACGTCCACCTCGACCGAGACCAACTGA
- a CDS encoding HD domain-containing protein → MDATDSDDGGREYDARDDHAYPDEKLNEILPELLEDPEVITYLEAQNVNAVTRKGYNDHGPKHIEIVRNRALRLYDLLKAGDVEFNGAADQGLEEADEPVIVALAATLHDIGHIVHRDEHAYYSIPLAADFLDRFLPQFYDTQDTVRMKAEVLHAILCHHTEEDPLTTEAGVIRIADALDMERGRSRIPYEKGGRGINTLSSQAIDNVALKPGDSRPVLVEIEMVNAAGVYQVDNLLKAKLHNSTLEDYVRIVAVNTRAEDQLVERIEL, encoded by the coding sequence ATGGATGCGACCGATAGTGACGACGGTGGGCGCGAGTACGACGCGAGAGACGACCACGCCTACCCCGACGAGAAACTGAACGAGATACTCCCGGAACTTCTCGAAGACCCCGAGGTAATCACGTATCTCGAAGCGCAGAACGTCAACGCGGTCACGCGGAAAGGATACAACGACCACGGCCCGAAGCACATCGAAATCGTCCGGAACCGGGCGCTTCGCCTCTACGACCTGTTGAAGGCGGGAGACGTCGAGTTCAACGGCGCGGCCGACCAAGGCCTCGAAGAGGCGGACGAACCGGTCATCGTCGCCCTCGCGGCGACGCTTCACGACATCGGACACATCGTCCACCGAGACGAACACGCGTACTACTCTATCCCCCTCGCCGCGGACTTCTTAGACCGATTCCTCCCGCAGTTCTACGACACCCAAGACACGGTCCGGATGAAAGCGGAGGTGCTGCACGCCATCCTCTGTCACCACACCGAGGAGGACCCCCTCACGACCGAGGCGGGCGTCATCCGCATCGCCGACGCCTTGGACATGGAACGCGGCCGGTCGCGCATCCCCTACGAGAAGGGCGGACGCGGCATCAACACGCTCTCCAGTCAGGCCATCGACAACGTCGCGCTCAAACCGGGCGACAGCAGGCCCGTCCTCGTCGAGATAGAGATGGTCAACGCCGCTGGCGTCTACCAGGTGGACAACCTCCTGAAGGCGAAACTCCACAATTCGACGCTCGAAGACTACGTCCGCATCGTCGCGGTCAACACGCGGGCCGAGGACCAACTGGTCGAGCGAATCGAACTGTAG
- a CDS encoding mechanosensitive ion channel family protein, protein MSTSAIALQTPDGSTFVARLLQDILGVPVGLADIIGSAISFVVAFAVVYLAGKAVLLPLLSRVMNRRGIEAHAKKPLMRIVGVVVIFAALTVALAAAGFPNFLQSVATIAAAATLAIGLALQDVLQNFVAGVFIFTDKPFRIGDWIEWDGNSGVVEDISFRVTRVRTFDNELLTVPNSQLTDGVIKNPVAKDKLRLQVPFGIGYDDDIDAATEIIVEEAESDPDILDDPAPSVRLTELGDSSVTLTSRVWIASPSRSDFVKTRGKYVQRVKQRFDDAGIDIPYPNRTVGGNLTISDSESLGAGADD, encoded by the coding sequence ATGAGTACGTCGGCAATCGCCCTCCAAACGCCCGACGGAAGTACGTTCGTCGCTCGGTTGCTACAGGATATCCTCGGCGTCCCGGTCGGACTCGCGGACATCATCGGGTCGGCCATCTCCTTCGTCGTCGCGTTCGCCGTCGTCTACCTCGCGGGGAAAGCCGTCCTCCTTCCGCTTCTCTCGCGGGTGATGAATCGACGGGGAATCGAAGCGCACGCGAAGAAACCGCTCATGCGAATCGTCGGCGTCGTCGTCATCTTCGCGGCCTTGACCGTCGCGTTGGCCGCCGCAGGATTCCCGAACTTCCTGCAGTCCGTCGCGACCATCGCCGCGGCGGCGACCCTCGCAATCGGTCTGGCGTTGCAAGACGTCCTTCAGAACTTCGTCGCTGGCGTGTTCATCTTCACCGACAAGCCGTTCCGCATCGGCGATTGGATAGAGTGGGACGGAAACTCCGGCGTCGTCGAGGACATCAGTTTCCGCGTCACGCGCGTTCGGACGTTCGACAACGAACTGTTGACGGTGCCGAACTCGCAACTGACAGACGGCGTCATCAAAAATCCCGTCGCGAAGGACAAACTCCGCCTGCAGGTGCCGTTCGGCATCGGCTACGACGACGACATCGACGCCGCGACGGAGATAATCGTCGAGGAGGCCGAATCCGACCCCGACATCCTCGACGACCCCGCGCCGTCGGTGCGACTGACCGAACTCGGCGACTCCTCCGTGACGCTCACGTCGCGCGTTTGGATAGCGAGTCCGAGTCGCTCGGACTTCGTGAAGACGCGCGGAAAATACGTCCAACGGGTGAAACAGCGGTTCGACGACGCGGGCATCGACATCCCGTATCCGAACCGGACGGTCGGCGGCAACCTGACCATCTCCGACTCCGAGTCGCTCGGCGCCGGCGCGGACGACTGA
- a CDS encoding YhbY family RNA-binding protein, translating to MDRQELRKRAHDVDVTVWVGKSGIGAVTEELSDQLGDRDLVKVKFLRAARAGTSVEELADDLADRVNADVVETRGNTAVVTR from the coding sequence ATGGACAGACAGGAACTCCGGAAGCGAGCGCACGACGTCGACGTGACGGTGTGGGTCGGCAAGAGCGGTATCGGCGCGGTGACAGAGGAACTCTCGGATCAACTGGGCGATAGGGACCTCGTGAAGGTGAAGTTCCTCCGCGCGGCGCGGGCCGGGACGTCGGTCGAGGAACTCGCGGACGACTTGGCGGACCGGGTGAACGCAGACGTGGTGGAGACCCGAGGAAACACCGCCGTGGTCACTCGATGA
- a CDS encoding ribonuclease P protein component 4, whose product MSIAAERIERLHELAREATANREFDRSREYVRLARRIAERNRTGLPRAFRRYTCDDCDVYLRPGVNARVRLRSGRVVVRCDCGATKRYPHD is encoded by the coding sequence ATGAGCATCGCGGCGGAACGCATCGAACGCCTGCACGAACTCGCGCGGGAGGCGACGGCGAACCGCGAGTTCGACCGGTCCCGCGAGTACGTCCGTCTGGCGCGGCGCATCGCCGAACGGAATCGGACCGGTCTCCCGCGGGCGTTCCGTCGCTACACCTGCGACGACTGCGACGTCTACCTCCGACCCGGCGTCAACGCTCGGGTTCGACTCCGCTCCGGACGGGTGGTCGTCCGGTGTGACTGCGGCGCGACGAAGCGGTACCCACACGATTGA
- a CDS encoding glycosyltransferase family 4 protein, which translates to MRALNYLELESELDRSGIGTATDQQRAALSRTDVDVVTSPWRGGHPARAPFSAAVGRGLFRDYDLAHCNLVGPGSVAVARHAKRNDIPLVLHTHVTREDFAESFRGSEAVGPLLGRYLRWFYSQADLVLCPSTYTKRVLESYPVDAPILPMSNGVDAESLAGFEELRAEYRNRYELDGMAVFAVGNVFERKGLTTFCELAAETEYDFAWFGPYDTGPHASKTVRRWVTDPPENVTFTGWIDDIRGAFGAGDVYLFPTKNENQGIAVLEAMACGKAVVLRDIPVFEEFYTHGHDCLKCSTRAEFRRALELLARDEDLRRRLGENARETAAEHSLDRVGERLAAAYREAYDAEREGRSVDLSRLR; encoded by the coding sequence CTGCGCGCCCTCAACTATCTGGAACTCGAATCCGAACTGGACCGAAGCGGTATCGGAACGGCGACGGACCAGCAACGCGCGGCACTCTCTCGGACGGACGTGGACGTGGTCACGTCCCCGTGGCGCGGGGGGCATCCGGCGCGCGCGCCGTTCTCTGCGGCGGTCGGACGCGGACTGTTCCGCGATTACGACCTGGCCCACTGCAACCTCGTCGGGCCGGGGTCCGTGGCCGTCGCACGCCACGCCAAGCGCAACGACATCCCACTCGTCCTCCACACGCACGTCACCCGAGAGGACTTCGCCGAGTCGTTCCGCGGGTCCGAGGCCGTCGGTCCCCTCCTCGGCCGGTATCTCAGGTGGTTCTACTCGCAGGCCGACCTCGTTCTCTGTCCTTCGACGTACACGAAGCGCGTCCTCGAATCGTACCCCGTCGATGCACCCATCCTCCCGATGTCGAACGGCGTGGACGCGGAGTCGCTTGCGGGGTTCGAAGAGTTGCGCGCGGAGTACCGAAACCGGTACGAACTCGACGGGATGGCCGTCTTCGCCGTCGGAAACGTCTTCGAGCGAAAGGGCCTCACGACGTTCTGCGAACTCGCCGCAGAAACCGAATACGACTTCGCGTGGTTCGGACCGTACGACACCGGCCCGCACGCCTCGAAGACGGTCAGGCGGTGGGTGACGGACCCGCCGGAGAACGTCACCTTCACCGGGTGGATAGACGACATCCGCGGCGCGTTCGGCGCGGGCGACGTCTACCTGTTCCCGACCAAAAACGAGAATCAGGGTATCGCCGTCCTCGAAGCGATGGCGTGCGGGAAGGCCGTCGTCCTGAGGGACATCCCCGTCTTCGAGGAGTTCTACACGCACGGCCACGACTGCCTGAAGTGTTCGACGAGAGCGGAGTTCCGCCGCGCCCTCGAACTGTTGGCGCGAGACGAGGACCTGCGGCGGCGACTCGGAGAGAACGCCCGCGAGACGGCCGCGGAACACAGTCTCGACCGCGTGGGCGAGCGATTGGCGGCGGCGTACCGCGAGGCGTACGACGCGGAACGGGAGGGTCGGTCGGTGGACCTGTCGCGCCTGCGCTGA
- a CDS encoding glycosyltransferase has translation MEPVSVAAFTDTYLPTVNGVTYTIETWRDHWRERGGRMDVAYPGSDGYDPEDGEHPVRSVAFPFYDGFRLGVPRVPEAVRDVGLVHVHTPFALGLSGMRLARRRDLPLVASYHTPVGEYADYLTSRARIESGIESLSERYERWFFDRADAVVCPSEDACEHLVSEVGVETEVTVLSNGIDVERFVPTDAADFRARYDLPDGPLLGYTGRHGYEKNLAEFVRAAAELDVTLVFGGDGPARDELESLASELGVDARFLGFLPREELPAFYSALDAFVFPSPVETQGLVALEANACGTPVVGADEGALSDTVVDGVTGYHYDYGDAPGCRDAIRRVLDEREALSEACLLRRDELSVERAVDELETLYGRVSSTKNETSRR, from the coding sequence ATGGAACCGGTCTCGGTCGCGGCCTTCACCGACACGTACCTCCCGACCGTAAACGGCGTCACGTACACGATAGAGACGTGGCGCGATCACTGGCGGGAACGCGGCGGTCGTATGGACGTGGCCTACCCCGGAAGCGACGGCTACGACCCCGAAGACGGAGAGCATCCCGTCCGGAGCGTCGCCTTTCCCTTCTACGACGGCTTCCGACTGGGCGTGCCGCGGGTCCCCGAGGCCGTTCGGGACGTCGGCCTCGTCCACGTCCACACGCCGTTCGCACTCGGTCTCAGCGGGATGCGACTCGCGCGGCGGAGAGACCTCCCTCTCGTCGCCTCCTACCACACCCCGGTCGGCGAGTACGCGGACTACCTCACGTCGCGCGCTCGGATCGAATCCGGAATCGAGTCGCTCTCGGAACGGTACGAACGCTGGTTCTTCGACCGGGCAGACGCCGTCGTCTGTCCGAGCGAAGACGCCTGTGAGCACCTCGTCTCGGAAGTCGGCGTCGAGACGGAGGTGACCGTCCTCTCGAACGGTATCGACGTAGAGCGGTTCGTCCCGACGGACGCCGCGGACTTTCGCGCGCGCTACGACCTGCCGGACGGACCCCTCCTCGGATACACCGGCCGACACGGCTACGAGAAGAATCTCGCGGAGTTCGTCCGCGCGGCGGCGGAACTGGACGTGACCCTCGTGTTCGGCGGCGACGGTCCCGCGCGGGACGAACTCGAATCGCTCGCGAGCGAACTGGGCGTGGACGCCCGCTTTCTCGGCTTTCTCCCGCGCGAGGAACTGCCCGCCTTCTACTCGGCGCTCGACGCGTTCGTCTTCCCGAGTCCCGTCGAGACGCAGGGGCTGGTCGCGTTGGAGGCCAACGCCTGCGGGACGCCGGTCGTCGGCGCCGACGAGGGTGCGCTCTCGGACACCGTCGTCGACGGCGTGACGGGCTACCACTACGACTACGGCGACGCGCCGGGCTGTCGCGACGCCATCCGCCGGGTGCTGGACGAACGCGAGGCGCTCTCGGAGGCATGTCTGCTGCGACGGGACGAACTCAGCGTCGAACGCGCGGTGGACGAACTGGAGACGCTGTACGGACGGGTGTCGTCGACGAAAAACGAGACGAGTCGCCGGTAG
- a CDS encoding DUF2797 domain-containing protein: MQFVGYDTGGPGLLLSDDDTVEYVSLDPGTELAYTLEERHCAGVVTDDGHVPCDADHAPYCRDHRSTWVCAKCTGTCLKDEMDCHDPHAIYLAAFAPDVFKVGVTKEWRLETRLREQGADRGAHLRTVANGRIAREQEAELAERIADRVRVPTKRDGLHLDVDDASWAGLLSAFDLLGEFSFDYGLDLTDRPVAETMATGTVRGVQGRLLVLDRAGGTYAVDLRDLVGYDVVPEATTRDVQSSLGAFG, encoded by the coding sequence GTGCAGTTCGTCGGTTACGACACGGGCGGGCCGGGCCTCCTCTTGAGTGACGACGACACCGTGGAGTACGTCTCTCTGGACCCGGGGACGGAACTGGCCTACACGCTCGAAGAGAGACACTGTGCGGGCGTCGTCACCGACGACGGACACGTCCCCTGCGACGCCGACCACGCGCCGTACTGCCGCGACCACCGTTCGACGTGGGTTTGTGCGAAATGTACGGGGACCTGCCTGAAAGACGAGATGGACTGCCACGACCCCCACGCCATCTACCTCGCGGCGTTCGCGCCCGACGTGTTCAAAGTCGGCGTGACCAAGGAGTGGCGACTGGAGACGCGCCTCCGCGAACAGGGCGCAGACCGCGGCGCGCACCTCCGGACGGTTGCGAACGGCCGAATCGCGCGGGAACAGGAGGCCGAACTCGCAGAGCGAATCGCCGACCGCGTCCGCGTGCCGACGAAAAGAGACGGTCTCCACCTCGACGTGGACGACGCCTCGTGGGCCGGACTGCTGTCGGCGTTCGACCTCCTCGGGGAGTTCTCCTTCGACTACGGGTTGGACCTCACCGACCGCCCGGTGGCCGAGACGATGGCGACCGGAACCGTCCGCGGCGTGCAGGGACGACTGCTCGTCCTCGACCGGGCCGGAGGCACGTACGCCGTCGATTTACGCGACCTGGTGGGCTACGACGTCGTCCCGGAAGCGACGACGCGCGACGTGCAGTCGAGTCTCGGCGCGTTCGGGTGA
- a CDS encoding HVO_0649 family zinc finger protein — MASPASGSTPFERLKSRFDRDMVCPECGYDDEEGEWLSTTDGSRVVYQHICPSCGKVRQHNYTLGT, encoded by the coding sequence ATGGCATCCCCTGCCAGTGGATCGACTCCGTTCGAACGGTTGAAGAGTCGCTTCGACCGAGATATGGTGTGTCCCGAGTGCGGGTACGACGACGAGGAAGGCGAGTGGCTCTCGACGACTGACGGCAGTCGCGTCGTCTACCAGCATATCTGTCCCTCGTGCGGGAAGGTCCGACAGCACAATTACACGCTGGGAACGTAG
- a CDS encoding glutamate-cysteine ligase family protein: protein MQKSIEVEYWVVDEDGELTEPEELTDVSENVEEEFVPPLFELKTPPCETYGDLRSAFVEQLDRVLRRADELDKRLVPFGTPVNGERIERWPTERGRIQKRVLGTNFDYAKYCAGTHLHFEKRNVVDQLNTLIGLDPALALLNSSPYFRGTRVANGARAYLYRKKCYEKFPKHGQLWEYADTVGEWERRLDRRYEEFSRAAVEAGIDEETVEAHFTPDDVVWTPVRLRDEMPTVEWRAPDAALPSQILRAAEEIDAVMEQLHHTNVRVGGTTGGVTEDEIVLPGFETLREYVNEAIHEGLESPDVAGYLERMGFDVQGYDPITPKIDGREYVTRSEACELRLEYAEMLRRDVSRLLRN, encoded by the coding sequence ATGCAAAAGAGCATCGAAGTAGAGTACTGGGTCGTCGACGAGGACGGGGAACTCACGGAACCGGAGGAACTGACGGACGTCTCCGAGAACGTCGAAGAGGAGTTCGTGCCTCCGCTCTTCGAGTTGAAGACGCCGCCCTGTGAGACGTACGGCGACCTGCGGTCGGCGTTCGTCGAGCAACTGGACCGCGTGCTGCGGCGGGCCGACGAACTCGACAAACGTCTCGTCCCGTTCGGAACCCCGGTCAACGGCGAGCGTATCGAACGATGGCCGACAGAACGCGGTCGGATACAGAAGCGCGTTCTCGGGACGAACTTCGACTACGCGAAGTACTGCGCCGGAACGCACCTGCACTTCGAGAAGCGAAACGTCGTCGACCAACTGAACACCCTCATCGGACTCGACCCCGCGCTCGCGTTGCTGAACTCCTCGCCGTACTTCCGAGGGACCCGCGTCGCGAACGGCGCGCGCGCCTACCTCTACCGGAAGAAATGCTACGAGAAGTTCCCGAAGCACGGGCAACTGTGGGAGTACGCCGACACCGTCGGCGAGTGGGAACGGCGTCTCGACCGGCGCTACGAGGAGTTCTCGCGGGCGGCCGTCGAGGCGGGTATCGACGAAGAGACCGTCGAGGCTCACTTCACGCCCGACGACGTGGTGTGGACGCCGGTTCGGTTGCGCGACGAGATGCCCACCGTCGAGTGGCGCGCGCCCGACGCGGCGCTTCCGAGCCAGATTCTGCGCGCGGCCGAGGAGATAGACGCCGTGATGGAGCAACTTCACCACACCAACGTCCGCGTCGGCGGGACGACGGGCGGAGTGACCGAAGACGAAATCGTCCTTCCCGGGTTCGAGACGCTCCGCGAGTACGTCAACGAGGCGATACACGAGGGGTTGGAGTCGCCCGACGTCGCGGGGTATCTCGAACGGATGGGGTTCGACGTGCAGGGATACGACCCGATAACGCCGAAGATAGACGGACGCGAGTACGTCACTCGAAGCGAGGCGTGCGAACTCCGCCTCGAATACGCGGAGATGCTTCGACGAGACGTGAGCCGTCTGCTTCGGAACTGA
- a CDS encoding NAD-dependent epimerase/dehydratase family protein, translated as MDLSDKRVVVTGGAGLVGSHLTKHLLSENDVVVADDLSKGDRARVPDGAEFVQADMTDPDDVAEAITEDVDVVFHFAAYTDTNYADPRQLFEENTEMTYNVLERMEEVGVTNLAFTSSSTVYGEAPRPTPEDYAPLEPISVYGASKLADEGLVSTYAHAKDFTVWLFRFANIVGPHQRGNVVPDFIEKLLEDPESLTILGDGRQEKSYLHVTDCVDAITHVVENAADSLNTYNLGTRTTTSVTRIADIVSEEMGLDPDYEYTGGDRGWTGDVPRMRLSVEKLSALGWEADGSSDDAIRRATRELAEELRAEHATPASE; from the coding sequence ATGGACCTCTCCGATAAGCGCGTCGTCGTCACCGGTGGTGCGGGCCTCGTCGGGTCGCACCTCACAAAGCATCTGCTCTCCGAGAACGACGTCGTCGTCGCGGACGACCTCTCGAAGGGCGACAGAGCGCGCGTCCCCGACGGCGCGGAGTTCGTGCAGGCGGACATGACCGACCCCGACGACGTCGCCGAGGCGATTACCGAAGACGTGGACGTGGTCTTTCACTTTGCGGCTTACACGGACACGAACTACGCCGACCCGCGGCAACTCTTCGAAGAGAACACCGAGATGACCTACAACGTCCTCGAACGGATGGAGGAGGTGGGCGTGACGAACCTCGCGTTCACCTCCTCGTCGACGGTCTACGGCGAGGCGCCGCGGCCGACGCCCGAAGACTACGCACCGCTCGAACCCATCAGCGTCTACGGCGCGTCGAAACTCGCGGACGAGGGCCTCGTCTCGACGTACGCCCACGCCAAGGACTTCACCGTCTGGCTGTTCCGATTCGCCAACATCGTCGGCCCGCACCAACGCGGCAACGTCGTCCCCGACTTCATCGAGAAACTGCTCGAAGACCCCGAGTCGCTCACCATCCTCGGCGACGGGAGACAAGAGAAGTCGTACCTCCACGTCACCGACTGCGTGGACGCCATCACCCACGTCGTCGAGAACGCCGCCGACTCGCTGAACACGTACAACCTCGGGACGCGGACGACCACATCGGTCACCCGCATCGCCGACATCGTCAGCGAGGAGATGGGGCTTGACCCCGACTACGAGTACACCGGCGGCGACAGAGGGTGGACCGGCGACGTGCCGCGGATGCGCCTCTCCGTCGAGAAACTCTCCGCGCTCGGGTGGGAGGCCGACGGGTCGAGCGACGACGCCATCCGTCGCGCGACGCGGGAACTCGCCGAGGAACTGCGCGCGGAACACGCCACGCCCGCGAGCGAGTAA